From the genome of Falco biarmicus isolate bFalBia1 chromosome 2, bFalBia1.pri, whole genome shotgun sequence:
GAAGCGCTGGGCTTTACTTCACGAGAAGCAATTATTTAGCTTTTTGATGAGGTAACACCTTACTTAGATTAATTCCCTTTAGCTCCAGTTCTATTTATTTGTGTAAGAAAGGGCTGCATTTAGGAGGCGTGTAGATAAAACTAGCtttgtggaagagaaaaaatttaaatcaatcTTAGAAATATCTGGGCATATTATCAGTTACTGAAGCGCATCTGCTAACAAACGGCATCAGTACCTGTTTTTCCTCAAGCCTTCCagtgtgaggggaaaaaaatctaatacttgctcttcccatttccttttctcttctgagGTTCCACCATCTACTGTGGactatctgaagaaaaatgggaTTGACGTGTTGGTCTTGCAAACAGAGAAGGCTGTGCAAGAGTACAAtgccctggctgctcagggTGTCAAAGTGGGGGGAGTCTTCCATTCAACCTGCTGAAGCCCTACAGCTCATTCCGCCTGCCTCCACCGCTGCCAAATCAGACACTCCTCCCCACTGAGTCAAATTACAGTCGGCAGCGTGGGGACTTACGTGCCAAGGCATTTGCGCGCTGACAATCTAAAATGCAAGGACAGTTTATTAGTTCAGGGTTTAAGCAAACAGAGTCCTCGCAAAAGGGGCCtgttaatgaaattaattatagAACCATTTCCATACATTCTTCAGGTTGACTTAATCTTCCTTTGAAGACTGTACGTATTCTGGTTACTTAACTTTTCACCTGTTGGCTATATTAAGATACTaggttttaaatactttattagGAAATGGCCCAAAATTACAGTATTGGCTGTTGGAATGGAGCCATAAGGTAGCTGATGAGTAAAATCAAGTGGTAGATACGAAGCGGGGGTAAAGAAGCACTTTACCATtgttgtataaataaataagttaaaaataaaatacattaaaagccAAACCCAGATCATACAACTTTGCCTCCTGCTGGCAGCTTCAGTCAGCATATTGACTAATCCAAGAACACGTAATTTTGCACTTTTAAAGTTTACATTGAacctggaaaaaggaaaaaaaaacctacaggGAGTAAACCCAACATCTGGGCCTTAAAGAGCTTTCCTGTGAATTATGCCGATCGACTTGTGCAATACACATCTATTCAAAAGTTTCTACGTGCTGAAAATCATCAGATTTGTCACAAAACCGGAGTTTGCAACATAAAATTGTTGATCTTTAGGAAATCAGTCTAAATTGCTGCTAGCAAGGTGCTGATAGCAAGCTGGGGATGGATGTGAGAATCCTTACCGGTCATTATCCGATGATTTAAACATTGTGCCAACAAGTGTATCATTACACTGAAAGTTTAAAAGATCTCTTAGTTACTCTTCTTTGTGGGCTTCTATTAATATTACCAGTTACAAGTTACCTACTgtagatgtatttatttttcccctgccaGGCTCACTAATTCTTGAGCTGTGCATATTAAGCCTGTGTGTATTAATGAAATACAAAGATGATGCTGTAAAAGCCCTGAGGCACTCAGAGCTATCCAAGTAGTAGCAGAGAGGCTTAGATTGGTATGAGAATGCAATGATTTTCCCAAGACCCAAGAATAACCTTTTACAAAATactatttctgtttatttgctcTAGGAATCATTTAAAACTTTCTATCTGATAAAATACAGTGTGGtgtgaaagcaaagggaaagtGAGTACTTGGAAGTTTTATCTTGAATCTAATTACAGCAATATTTTCTAATAGCGTGGCTGTATTTGAGGCAACAGAAACAAGCAAGAACCGCCTTTCCAGCTGCATCCCTGGTTCTGTGACACAGCAGCTGGTGTAACGCGCCTCGCAACTGCTGTGACATGTATCTGAGTAACTTGCATGGTGTGAAGTAGAAGGTGAAGTGCTGACCCAGAAGGCTGTAGTCATCCCAAGGGGATGCCAGCAGAACCAGTTCCTACTCATCTGCAGAGTGTGACGACTTTTTGCATTAAATGTTGTTACCTTATAATGGAAGTGGTTTGACTCTCCTGATCGCAGTCATACATTTGCGTTATTTCATCAGCTTTGGGGCCTTAGGAAGAGACTTTGTAAGGCTTTTACTGAGACGACAGCTCcaggtttttttaagcactgcAGTATGCACGTTACCGTTAGGAGAAGTTGAGGAAACACCTGATCTTTTACCTcgcatttttttcttttttaaaaaaatattttcatattaatgtGGTACCTTAATGATGAAGCCACATTCAACAAAACTGCTCAGCCCAGGCATTTGAGGAAAATGCCTGGCTACGTAGCTGGTGCTGCGTGTCCTCCCGAAAAGCATGAGAGGAGCGCAGCCCGCGTAGCTTTGCCAGGTGACTTTCAGAGGTGTGCCTTGCCCAGCTTTGTGCTGCAGCCTCTTAATTGTTGTTCCTTTCATTTGGCAACCGGTAGGATGCAGAAGATTCCACTTCCAAAAAGAGGGAGCTGCAGTGTGCAAAGCggatttctctttttaaaggcaaactGCTATGTTTCATCACCGTCGGTGTGAAATTTCAGTATCGACAAGGAGATTGTCTGCTGCAAGTCTTTTCCATCCGTATCTTCTATTCCTGCTCTTGTCACAGCTTCCTGAGTCAGCTTTGTCGGTTCCCACAAAAGCGCCTGCTCTACTTGGGCTGCTCCAGTCCCTGAAAGCCCAATTTCCTCTTTGGTGCCTGAAATTGCTTTGCTACATGGTGGAAACAGCTGGGACTGATTCATCAAAAAATGCAACCAGAGCTCAAAACCAGTATCTTTATTAAATCGCCGCTTTCAGCTAGAGCCATAAATAATTCGTTAAAATTATGGGCTCCTTGCCCAAATCGTGGGAACACACTTTTACAGGGCAGGATTTCTCACATATACCACTTCTCTGCCTCCCACCAGGAAAACGATCTCCCACCCTGACATTCTCATTAAAGCAGAGCTGCGGCTGGGCTGGGTGCCAGGAAGatcccaccccagctgctctgctgccgaGCGGGACGGTCCCCAGCCCTTATCTTTGTGAAGCAGCATGCGCGAGCTGGCAGCCGGGAGAAACGGCTGTAAAAAGGCTCGCAGACACACCGAGCGCAACACAACCCGCATTTTTGAAGGGGCATCAGGCAGCGTTTGTGCAAAGCGTAGCACGTACCAGCCTTCAGACTTTATTTTGAAGGCCCGCTAATATTGTCTTAGccaactggaaaataaaaataacagcctGCTCCCACATTCCTGGTGCCTGCTACTAAGAATAAATGGGAAGATACGAGTGAAATAAGATGAAAATAGCGATTGCGTCTCTGACTTGGTCAAAAGATTTGAGAAGTCAGGCAAGCATAGGCAGGAATCCAGAGGAAACCCATCTCTGTCAGCTGGAACCCAAGGCGATGGCGTATGGTCCTGATTTAAGTGCGTGCCCCATTCTTGCGTCTTTCCAAGAACTTTGTACTTTTTGCAGCGAGTGTGCCCGCCTGCTTCGTTTTgctatactttttaaaataagatatgTGAAAGCCACACCGGGTTTGAGTTAGTATCCCATAAGGTTCAACTTTGTTCCAAATACATTTATGCATTGTTTTAAGAGTTCTCTGACTTGATAATTGCATTATTTGTTTGCAAAGTTCTAAGAATTTGCCTAATGAATTTCAATGGACTTCAGCAATCTGATCATgaatttcctattaaaaagcattcagagctaggcttcccccccacccccagatgCTGTATGTAATTAAATCTGCAATTAACAGTAAACAGGACAACGCATTTCAAACCACTAGCTATACCCCTTTCACACGAGTTCAGCCTTTTCTCTGCCAGATTCTTGCCCCTCTTCCCCTTACGTCTAATTAGGAGGTAAAACGCAGAGGTGAGGGGTGTTTGATCATTACTCATTTTGAGGAGATTATTTGCCCTTGCTTCTAGATCACTCAGTCTccctgtggctgcagctctgTACTGGCACCGTGTTCCTACACTTGGAAATGTTGAGAGGACAGGATCTCCCCATACTTGGGCGATTGTGACCTGAAGTGCCTTGTTCCCTCTTCAGCAGAATTAAAAGATGCAAATTATCTTTGTGCATGAGTGCAGccctttgttttgcttttcattctgaGATCAATCATCTTTTAGGCTATTGCAGTACAGAAGTCCAACAATCCTCCAAAATTCAAGGACAACGGGTGAGCGGGTGGAGGCAATTCTGAGATGACACGAAGCCCTGGAGCTCCACAGAGCACGAACTCCAGTGTTTTTGAGAGCAGAAAAGCCTAAATGCCTCAAACCTGGGGATGGGATGGAAAAGTCAACatctagattttaaaaaatggaaaaaaaatagattacacaaatttcctttcagatttcCCATATGTTGGAACATGGTGtgaaaatgcatcttttaaagagaaagtaaGCTAAAATACACTGGAGATCAAGGCataagcagctttaaaaaaaaaaccaaaacaacaaaccacaaccgaaaaataacaaaacaaaagcaaacctaCTGAGTAAgaagggaaggggcagcagcaaCAGGGTGGTAGCGTGCTGCACAGAAAGACCTGCTACAACACAACGTATTTGTAAGGGATGTTTTACTAGGGCCTGTAGGGATAGGACATGGGGCAACTGTTTTGAATGGAAAGAGAGTGGGTTTAGATTGGAcctaaggaagaaattctttaccaCGAGagtggcccaggctgcccagagcagctgtgggtgccccatccctggcagggctcaaggccaggctggacggggctgggagcagcctgggctgggggggagggggccctgcccggggcagggggtgggactgggtggtctggaaggtcccttccaactcacattgttctgtgattttatgtTTGCAAGACTGCTTCAAACTAGGAATCAGAGGAAAAACTACAGGATGACATCAAGAAAAGCCAACTATTGGAATAATTCCATTAGGAGACTGGGAACATTCACAGCAGTCTTACATTTACAAGTGGTTTTAGACATCTTGAAATCACAGATTAAGAACTTTTCTGTAGCCCTTCAAAGTCTGATTCTTGGTGGCAAGTGATCTTTGCCTGCTATGTCATATAAAGGAGCTCAAGCATAGCACAAGGGGagcaaaataatataaatttgtTCCAGTGCAGCGCTCAAAGAAAGATGCCAATATTTTGATACTGAAAGTGGGGGTGGGAATTATGGCCAGAACAGAATAGCTGTTTGGTCATCTGTGGCCTGGGAACAAACAATAAATCACAACTCAAATACTAAGTTATGCTCAAATACTCAGAGCAGCCCAACTGCGCTgaggaaaggcagagctgaTGCCAGACAGCTGGCTCATGCCAGGCCCCGGGGGGGTTATCTGCAGGCCTGGGAGGAGCACAAAAGCTTGGCTGTGCTGCCCGTCGCTACCGCCCCTGCGCCGAAAAGggcggcaggcagggctgtgcctaTCACAGCAGCAGTCGTGGCCGGGAGCGTAGGGACACCATGGACATGAACGTCTTTATCGGGatgacaaaatgcagaaataggggtgaaatgtaaaattgaaaggggcgggggggggagtCTGTAATGAGCTCACGCAACTCATCAATTATCTGCCCGGACACAGCTTCATAATAAGAGATGTCCGTCAACCCTGTCCACTGGGAACTGCACCGAGGATGCCAAAGAGGAATCGGATGGTAACAGCTCGGCTGTTACACGTGCAAGAAGTTGTCAACGCAGTGCCCTAAAGGCgaaatacaaaaaaacaccTTTGTAAGAGCAGCTGCACTAAGAAAGGATATTTAATTCAAGAATAACTAAAGCAGCTAAATAGTTTTATGGTTATGAGTCTTTGGCCCACAACATGTCggtgctaaaatatttttaagtaattaaaatagtcacaaaaaacccaaaatataaataattttaaaagtcacaaaAAACTTGCAGTAATCCCTTCTTAGCCTAGGactgcacagacacacatgtTCACCTCATGAAATACAGGAAGCAAAATTAGCACAAGTTTTCCAATTTTATTGTAGGAAAGCACACGAGGGGTTATTATTTACGTTGATCTCTGTacaactggaaaatatttcttcactgcttCATTTACTTGCttaaaatacaccttttttAACAATTGCTTGATGGACACAGGTAACGCTTGGCTGCTGCACTATAAAGTTTCTCACATTAAGTGCTCCTAGAAAATCCTACCAAAGGATTGCCACAAATTGTAGGAAGTTCCTCAGTCCGCTGAAGCCTTGCATACAGGAGCGATGCACAGGCATTTTACAACAGGAATGCCGAAGGATCTCGTTTTTAGAAAGTTCTTGTCCCTCCGTATTCCCTGCGTACCTCCTTAGGGGAACACGGACAAGCTGCCTGACTTCTGCTTAATCAAGAGCATCTTTGGCTACTTCAGCTGatcagaaacgagttctgacTGCCAAAACCGCTGCCGAACCGGAACACTGAACAGATTTTCTCATCCCAGTAAGATTGGTTCAGGCCAAGATCCCCACACGGAAACAGATTCCCTAAAACTCTGTGGGATGGAGTTAGTAATTTTCCAACCCCTGGTATTTAATCGCATTGTTCATAAAGACATACAAATGTGCAACCCAAAGAGTTGGATCACAATTCAGAAATTAATGTTTGACTCCATTTTACGTAAACAAAAGTAGTAACGTACTGTTTTGTGGCTGTAACTCAATTAAACTCTGTCCTGCTAACTGAAGTTCTGCTGCTTGCACCAGCagttcctcctctccccacaccGCAACACGAACAACCTGTGCCCTCCCCAGAATTACTAGCTTCAGTACAGCTGTAGAggatgtaaaatataaaatagctCAGGATTTAGCCTATGGCAATTGGCAATTTCACTTTGAGGTGCAGTTCCTACACAAGAAAAGCActttagaatattttctttttttactaaGAATTTAAGTATCAATGCACAAATGCAAGTTTTCAACATTCAAAACcaataaacccccaaaacccacaacaaacccACCCCAACAAACCCCCATAAAACCCCTGAACTCCTCAGCATTGTTTCAGagtactgtaaaaaaaatgttgatttatgTGCCTAAGCATTTACATAGTAAATACCTTAGTAAATACCTAGCAGAAAACCTAGAGGCcttgaaaagaaacttttgaTTAAAAACTGAAGATACAGCCCAATGAAATTATGAGAATGCTGACTAAGAACTGTCTTGATCTTGTTGATTCAATATAGAATCACGTGCATTTTCTGGAAACTACTCTCAGTTGGCTGAATAACTCCTGTATTGGTCTTTCTGCTTCTTAACAGCAGACCAATGGTTCTTCAGCAGCTTTATTTCTACGGTTGACTTTCTTTTACGCAAGTATAAAAGTGTTTCGGTTTGGTTCACTACCTTGGAACACAGCATATCGCTTTCACATAACACAACGACCccataaatacatttcttttagCGACAGACTTCACCGTCTGGCAGGTTTGGGCATTATATAAACTTTGACAGGTTTGCTGAGGGGTATGGTCCCTTCTATGCCGTTTTCAGATTGTGGGAGAGCCTCCAAGCTCTCGCTCCAGGTAGATTTTGGAATTTTAGCAGATGCCTTGCTCCTGTTGGAATTGTAAGCCAGCAGCAACCGCACTTCAATCTGACAtggctctgcagagaaaaaaacccaaacaataacCCAAATGTGACTGGGATCACACAGCGAACAACCAATACTGAATGAAATTTTCTCTCACATATGCTGGGTAAAATACAGAGCCACTCTGGGCTAACCAGAATCCAACGTGGTATTTGAAAATTCAACTTTTTCATTACATTCAGCACAGCAGAATTAAATATGGTTTTAGGGTTCCGTCCCGCCCTTGTCATCACTTAAAATGAGAATCTCAACGACTAACTTAGAAATAGCAACTTTCAAAAATAACTGTTAAAAGTAAATGCAACCAAATAGTAATAAAATCATAAAACCGCCACAGAACTAGCAGGCCTTGCTCCATTTATGGCAAAATTATGTAGATCCAGATGACGTCTGGCAAGACTCACAGCGCAGCAGATTACTTGAAGACTCTCTTCTGCTGGAGGATTTTATACCGCTAGACAGCCTTGTCCCCTCTTTCACCACCACAGCAGCTATATCCCAATACTGTCCGTAAGATCAtaggatcacagaatggtttgtgtGGAAGGGAGCTGTAcagaccacccagtcccacgccctgccaggggcagggccccctccccccagcccaggctgctcccagccccgtccagcctggccttgagccctgccagggatggggcacccacagctgctctgggcagcctgggccagcgcctcgccgccctcacggggaagggtttcttcctcatgtccaacctaaatctcccctctctcagcttcaagccattcccccctgtcccaccactccctgcccttgcccaaagcccctccccagctttcctgtcggcccctccaggcactgggagctgctctaaggtctccccgcagccttctcctccccaggctgcacagccccagctctcccagcctgtccccacagcagaggggctccagccctctgaccagctCCGTGGCCTCCGACGggcccgctccaacaggtccgtgtccttctgaTGCTGAGGACCCCCGAGCTGGAcgcagcgctgtggggggggtctcagcagaggggagcagaggggcagagccccctcccccgccctgccggccacgctgctggggatgcagccaggGCACGGGCGGCTTTCTGGGTGTGagcgcacattgctgggtcatgttgagcttttcacccaccagcacccccaagtccttctcctcagggctgctctcaatcccttctctgcccagcctgtgtttgctACTGGACATGACTCcaacccacgtgcaggaccttgcacttggctttgttgaacttcatgaggtttatACTGGCCCACTCCTGAAGCCTGCCAAGGTCCCCCTGGATGGCATCCTGTCCCAGGCGTGtcagctgcaccactcagcttgggGTTATCAGCAAACTCACTGAAGATGCGCTTGATCCCAGCATCCATGTTGCCAACAAAGATGCTGAACAGCGATGATGATTTCACTTCGTTCTTCTCCCAGTGATCATAACAAAAATGGGCTTTCGGTCTATACAGTATGACTCTGAGCAGCATGCTGGACTATATCCCCatcaaaattttcctttctagaCTGAAAACACCACAATGCCTTTAGGTTTTCCCTATGGacttgtactggttttggctgggatacagttaattttccttCCCAGTAGCTCACatggtgctatgttttggatttgtgactgAAATGGTGTTGGTAACTCTCTAGCTACTGCTGAACAGTGCAGTAttcatgagttttctcacttttgcccttctgattctcttccccatcatcccactgggggcagggggcagccacCAGGTGCTTAACTGTACACGTGGGTTAACCCACAGCAGAACCACATTACTGACACCTAAATGAAACCCACCTCATTTTAAGATGCAACGCCCAGGACTGCAGCAGTTCTCCAGCTGAGATGTCACCAGCACCAGACAGAACACAAGAAATAACCTTTTCCCACAGCCATCCCACAGCTCAGCTAACACCTCCCCGAGACTCACCTGCTCGCCATCCTGTCAACTCTTATTTGTAGCCTGCAGTCACCCCTATCGCTCGTGCCATACACCTCTCGGTGAAGCCGTGCTTTGCGTTTGGGCATTCTCCTCCCTAAGCACACACTTGTTACTGGTCTTCAGTAAGTTCCATTGTCTTGAATTAAGGCGATTTCTCTACTTTCAATTCTGACCCTGTTTCCTGAACCCCTCCCAGCTCAGTGTTCTCCCCACGTTTTATATGCCTAAGTGCTAATTTCAAAGTTAATAGCTAAAATAATGGCTAGGGGAGGCACCAGGACGGGCCACGCTTAAAAACACCCTCCCAGTGAATGCTGTGGAAGCAGAAATAAGAACTTGATTCAGCGCTCTCTGGTACAGGATCAACCTTTAAATCCAGACACTTCCAGGTGTAGAAACAACACcgttttttcttctccaaaacaaaacaaagatagTGGGATGAACATGTACACCATGGAAGCGGTATATAAAAAGGAATACGTGAAAGAACATGGTGCTAAACAAAAATctgttggttaaaaaaaataaatcattaaatcCTACCAATaaactgctcagaaaaaaaccccacacttttGAATAAACATGAAgggattaaaagaaaacaggacaaaGGGAGCTGCGAACAAATActctctgcttttgttctttgaagCCCGCAAACCAATTACTGAAGCGCCTTCATGGGGAAGTGTGAAAGCCAACCGAGCCGGAATGGGGACGGTGGAGCTGCCTATTTCATCAGAGCTAAATGGTGGGGTTTTAGGGTGTTAAAAAGGTGAAAGTTTAATCAGCAGTGAAACTGTACTGTCGAGTACACACAGTTCCAAAGGTTCTCTGCCACGCTCAAATACCTGTCAGATCTAAACCAGTGAGTTACAATGAGTCAGTTTACCGGGACTCCTTGCCATTAAAAGAGGATGCAGATCTGACTCCTACAACTGATACTGCTCTGCACGGAAAGGGGTGAGCTCACCTTGTGTGCATGCTCCTGCGCAAAGGCTCCCAGCGCTGGGAGACTGCAggtgcagcccccagcacacagcaagcACCATGAGAGCAGCCCCCCTAGAGCCCTGTGGAGCAGCACTGCCCTGTCACCCAAGGAGCGATGTACGTGCTCAGAGGCTGCAAGAACAGAAACCTGAGCAACACAGCAGGCAGCATCAACAGCTGTAGACTCCAGGATCCTCCGAGCCCCCAAGACGGTGGGCACATAGCTCTCATGTGCAGGAGACTGGGATGAAGGAAGACACATTCTTATCTTAGAAAAGTGCAGCAACACAATCACGTAAATCTGTATCATTAATGTTACCTGTCCAGGCTGTGTGCGAGAGGTAAACCTGAGTTATCAGTCTGTGCCTTCCAGGACCAGGATTTCGAAAGTCAGCTGGTTTAGGATGGATTAGCTGTGCTTGTCCATCTGGATACAATacctggaggggtgggggtagagaaataaaaaaaataataattttttttttaaaaaaaaaaggaggtaaaaCAACTGAATGACAACTGGACAGGGGATTTTCACAGTGTGCATTACtttggtgttttctgtttgagtttGGAAGGCAAGGGGGTGTGCTTTATCATGAAGCCAGGAGTCTGGTTGCCCTGGATGTAATGGCCACACACTGGCCAATCCGACCCACAgcacaggtggaaaaaaaaaaaaaccaacatcaGCTTCTTTCTCCGCATTGTAAACAGAgattttaattcctttgttATGCTGTGAATTTGCATATTTTACTTGGCATCACACCCCACCTACCTCCGGAGCTGCATTTGAAACCAgtatttcagcagcaggaagaaattTTAAGTTGTAATTACAGAGAGCAGAGAGCCTGTATACTTCTGTACCATTCAGAACAGCTTCTTTTGCTCCTCTTTCTCCCACTACTCAAGCTGGAAGTTCACGAGCGTTTATTTATGCTCATGTCCATAATGTGCTGAGTGCATGTGGAAGCACCGTGTGGAGCACAGAATGGCACCGCAGTACTCAAAGCCTCAGGAACTGCACACAAGTCAACTCAGCGCACAACATACAAACCAGTTCCCGAATGTTTGGTCataaaagacagaaatccaACACTGTTACTAATAGAGTGTATAATTATTTGCAATTTAGAAGTATTCACAACCTTAACCCTAAGATGCAATTTTGTTTGCATCAATATCAAGTGACTGCTTACCTGAACTTTAACGGTTCCCTGGGGATCCTGCACATGTTCCAGGGTTGCATCAACATCCAGTGCCACTACCAACCCCGATGTAAACCTCAGCGGATTATCAGATTCACCGGTAGGCTCAATGATATTCGCAGTAGCTCTATGGAGCTACTAGGGGCAAAGTAGTTGGCAAAAATaaggaggtggggggaggaggaaaagaaaaaaaaaaaaaacaaaaccacacaatcATTTCTGTTCTTAATGGAGAAGTTGTACATGAACTTTGGATTCTTTTAAATACTACCAGGAATTATTAAGTTGTCTGTATTTTTAGCAGTAGTCCTGGGGATGTTAGGTAAGAAGAAAGCCTTTGAAAGAATAACACTTGTGACTGACCAAGAACCCGAATTCTAAAAGCTTCATGGTGTATTAGGATCTAGTCAGATGCTAAGACAGTCTACAAGAATACTGCATTGTAGTTCTCCGAGTTAAGCTGACCTGCTCTGGAAGAGGAAGGTGGAGGAAGGTACTTTGTCGCAGAGTTGTCTGAAGAATCTTGACCACTTCCGAAGGCTTGGAT
Proteins encoded in this window:
- the AAMDC gene encoding mth938 domain-containing protein isoform X4 produces the protein MSSPEIASLSWGQMKVKGCSTTYKDCKVWPGGSRTWDWRETGTNHSPGVQPADLEEVVKKGVKTVVIGRGMSEALQDAEDSTSKKRELQCAKRISLFKGKLLCFITVGVKFQYRQGDCLLQVFSIRIFYSCSCHSFLSQLCRFPQKRLLYLGCSSP